The Dyella sp. 2HG41-7 sequence TTTGCTGAGGGGTTTTGTCGATTGAAACAGCAACGGTGAACGGGAGATGCCACTGTGTCGACTTATTTCCATTCTGTCCGGAGTTTCAGATTTCCCATTGCTTCATGTGTTTTAACGCTGCTGGCGTGCGTGGGGGCGCCTAAAGCGTCAGCTCAAACGCTGACCATCGGCTCGCATAACGTAGCCGTCGCGGATCCCACGGTGCCGCGGCCGCCGACGACGCCGTGCGTGGTGCCGCTGTATACGAACCAGTCGTTCGATAATCCCAGTGGCCCGACTCCCATCCATTACACGCCGCCCGCTGCGTGCCCCGGTCCTTGGGAAAAGGTCGTGCTCAGTATCGATGTGAGCATGGTCGGCACCAATCAATTCGACCGCACCGGTTCGATTTGGCTGGGTGGAGCAATTCTCTATTTCGGCACCACGCAAGAACCCAGCATCGCCCCGCCTGGCGCCACGACCTGGCATATCGAAAAAGATGTCACCGATTACAGCGCCGTGTTCAACAGCGCTCAGTCCGGTCACTCGGATTTCGTCAATTACGTGGAGGGGCCGTACGACGGCAAACTCAGTGGCTCGGCGTCGCTGTATTTCTATCCGGTGAAAAATCACGGCGCGGAGCAGAATTTGCCGCCGCGGCCGGATGTCGTGTTGTCGATGAATTCGAATCCGGGCAATGGCACCTACGCCTTAAATACGACGGCCGATCAATACACGGCAACGTATACGTCGCTGCCGAAAAACATCGAACGCGCTTATCTGGATGTTTACGCGCAAAGCCAAAGCAATGATGAGATCTGGTATTCCTGCAATCCGAACGATCAGGGGACTCTGAGCTTTTTCGGTTGCAACAACACGGCGTTTCGCGAAACCGAAATCAGCATCGATGGGCAGCCCGCCGGCGTTGCGCCGGTTTATCCGTGGATTTACACCGGCGGCACCGGCAATCCCTGGCTTTGGGAGCCTATTCCGGGCGTGCAGACGCTTTCTTTTGTGCCGTATCGCGTCGATCTGACGCCGTTCGCCGGCCAGCTCGATGACGGCAAGACGCACAGTATTTCGATGAGCGTGTTCAACGCGAATCAATAC is a genomic window containing:
- a CDS encoding peptide-N4-asparagine amidase — protein: MPRPPTTPCVVPLYTNQSFDNPSGPTPIHYTPPAACPGPWEKVVLSIDVSMVGTNQFDRTGSIWLGGAILYFGTTQEPSIAPPGATTWHIEKDVTDYSAVFNSAQSGHSDFVNYVEGPYDGKLSGSASLYFYPVKNHGAEQNLPPRPDVVLSMNSNPGNGTYALNTTADQYTATYTSLPKNIERAYLDVYAQSQSNDEIWYSCNPNDQGTLSFFGCNNTAFRETEISIDGQPAGVAPVYPWIYTGGTGNPWLWEPIPGVQTLSFVPYRVDLTPFAGQLDDGKTHSISMSVFNANQYFSVAGNLLLYLDHGSKQVTGSIISNTLSATPTPNVAENLTTDSNNNVTGGNITVTSNRNFTISGVVKTSHGVVQTEVKQNIAFSNSQDYTLPANSEGENIVQTSTVDSTTTRTDGHKAIVLSEHLSFPLKLDLGFFQQSDGSYQQYSDVKEQGYKQSVSVLPGFSLAASANLDNTFDGNNTILWSPSFNFNGVTNTYSKQTYKYSDTFGECYSRTISSQNNALTGWVDGTDCWSGANNLSWRDRFSRYASRAYGATVQLLP